One genomic segment of Tursiops truncatus isolate mTurTru1 chromosome 4, mTurTru1.mat.Y, whole genome shotgun sequence includes these proteins:
- the LOC109549816 gene encoding uncharacterized protein yields MGVGGGGGCRARPETRRSFPGGRGGVGLPRRRLLPLVPPPPELRLPRKEGAAAGAGGGRGRRESLSARRSRRPQSGGAPGRPGRPPREPAATRARIQPQISGRARGARGLSGPRVAAAAARRRRGACAARAGRRGGEGPARLPSTHPGFSPWRWSLGDRRRHWARWSPSRAEPESPPPPPPPLPGSLPARRPGCGGQRAGGARADEGRALRSAPETGPSAARDVAGLCSSKTSAAEPTCEPS; encoded by the exons ATGGGCGTTGGGGGCGGCGGTGGCTGTCGAGCACGGCCCGAGACCAGGCGCAGCTTCCCGGGCGGGCGCGGCGGCGTCGGACTTCCGAGGCGGCGGCTTCTGCCTCTGGTGCCGCCGCCGCCGGAGCTGCGGCTGCCGCGGAA ggagggggcggcggcgggggcgggagggggaaggggccgGCGGGAGTCGCTCTCTGCTAGGCGGTCTCGGCGCCCGCAGTCTGGAGGCGCACCGGGGCGGCCGGGGCGCCCCCCGCGGGAGCCCGCAGCAACCCGGGCGCGCATCCAGCCACAGATCTCGGGCCGGGCACGCGGCGCCCGGGGGCTCAGCGGACCCCGCgtagccgccgccgccgcccgccgccgccgagGAGCGTGTGCGGCGCGGGCTGGCCGGCGGGGCGGCGAGGGCCCGGCCCGCCTCCCCAGCACCCACCCCGGCTTCTCCCCCTGGCGGTGGAGCCTCGGCGACCGCCGGCGACACTGGGCGCGCTGGAGCCCGAGCCGAGCCGAGCCCgagtcgccgccgccgccgccgccgccgctcccaGGCTCCCTCCCAGCGCGCCGGCCCGGGTGTGGGGGGCAGCGGGCCGGAGGGGCGCGGGCGGACGAGGGGCGCGCGCTACGATCGGCGCCGGAGACCGGACCCTCGGCCGCGAGG GATGTTGCTGGCCTCTGCTCTTCTAAGACTTCAGCTGCAGAACCCACTTGTGAACCCTCCTAG